The Methylobacterium currus genome contains a region encoding:
- a CDS encoding alginate O-acetyltransferase AlgX-related protein, producing MYHAGKDGWLFLTGGTNEVADQYRRIRPMDRVLRQWRRQILRRIRRGQGLGTRYLHLVVPEKLSIYEDRFDGLALDPRHGPARRLGTLMRWSWPGHRAWIDLLGPMRAQRDEPLYYRTDTHWTIHGCLLAYRLVCRACGATPRADFLARPFHEFEAVLDIGNKLDAPPLETVRNYQLFRDAERVGGGRLIDAYAAAGRLGELHSGAHAVYRNRSADADPRTLVLFGDSCANFSPNGLTAMLAETFREVHFIWSSNLDWGYVERILPDIVLCEQVERFLPRVPEDDFDLASVEAERLAALEGAGGGELERRRNSA from the coding sequence ATGTATCACGCGGGCAAGGACGGCTGGCTCTTCCTCACCGGGGGCACCAACGAGGTCGCGGACCAGTACCGGCGGATCCGCCCGATGGACCGGGTCCTGCGCCAGTGGCGCCGCCAGATCCTGCGGCGCATCCGCCGCGGCCAGGGCCTCGGCACCCGCTACCTGCACCTGGTGGTGCCCGAGAAGCTCAGCATCTACGAGGACCGCTTCGACGGCCTCGCCCTCGACCCGCGCCACGGGCCGGCCCGCCGCCTCGGCACCCTGATGCGCTGGTCCTGGCCGGGCCACCGGGCCTGGATCGACCTCCTCGGGCCGATGCGGGCGCAGCGGGACGAGCCCCTTTACTACCGGACCGACACGCACTGGACCATCCATGGCTGCCTGCTCGCCTACCGGCTGGTCTGCCGGGCCTGCGGCGCCACCCCGCGCGCCGACTTCCTGGCGCGGCCGTTCCACGAATTCGAGGCCGTGCTCGACATCGGCAACAAGCTCGATGCGCCGCCGCTCGAGACTGTGCGCAACTACCAGCTCTTCCGCGATGCCGAGCGGGTCGGCGGCGGCCGCCTCATCGATGCCTATGCGGCCGCCGGCCGCCTCGGCGAGCTGCATAGCGGCGCCCATGCGGTCTACCGCAACCGCTCGGCCGACGCCGATCCCCGCACCCTGGTGCTGTTCGGCGATTCCTGCGCCAACTTCTCCCCGAACGGCCTGACCGCGATGCTGGCCGAGACGTTTCGCGAGGTCCACTTCATCTGGTCGTCCAATCTCGACTGGGGCTACGTCGAGCGGATCCTCCCGGATATCGTGCTGTGCGAGCAGGTCGAACGCTTCCTGCCCCGCGTGCCGGAGGACGATTTCGACCTCGCTTCCGTCGAGGCGGAGCGCCTGGCGGCTCTGGAGGGCGCCGGCGGAGGAGAGCTGGAGCGTCGGAGAAATTCGGCGTGA
- a CDS encoding extracellular solute-binding protein has product MRRPASFSGRGGRRATARRLRARVVLAVLVLFVVVLAIPELAPAAGAERTRLVAYTALEPEQLDPIRRAIEAAVPEVEIAWQRASTGIVTDRVLAERAAPQADLLIGVAATSLLQFEAAGLLDPYRPAGVEALRPFFRDPTPPYSWTGMDAYLGVICFNVEVAGRERITRPSFWRDLLGPALKGRIVMPDPAASGTGYLLVAGWLQTFGEDAGWAYMDALHQNVAAYLPSGSSPCQDAAAGHAAAGLSLDMRGAAEKAAGAPIDIVVPVDGTGWEAEGFAVVAGRPHLALARRVADWAASREANALYARSYAIVAYPGVSSPGPLYPPHAEARMIRNDLDWMARNRPRILAEWRRRYGAKVRQR; this is encoded by the coding sequence ATGCGCAGGCCGGCATCGTTCAGCGGAAGGGGCGGACGCCGCGCGACCGCCCGGCGGCTCCGCGCGAGGGTCGTCCTCGCCGTCCTCGTCCTCTTCGTCGTCGTCCTGGCCATCCCCGAATTGGCGCCCGCCGCCGGGGCGGAGCGCACCCGGCTCGTCGCCTATACGGCGCTCGAGCCCGAGCAGCTCGACCCGATCCGCCGGGCGATCGAGGCGGCGGTGCCGGAGGTGGAGATCGCGTGGCAACGCGCCTCGACCGGGATCGTCACCGACCGCGTGCTTGCCGAGCGGGCCGCGCCGCAGGCCGACCTCCTGATCGGGGTCGCGGCCACCAGCCTGCTGCAATTCGAGGCGGCAGGCCTCCTGGATCCCTACCGGCCCGCCGGGGTCGAGGCGCTGCGGCCGTTCTTCCGCGATCCGACCCCGCCCTACAGCTGGACCGGAATGGACGCCTATCTGGGGGTGATCTGCTTCAACGTCGAGGTGGCGGGCCGGGAGCGCATCACGCGTCCGAGCTTCTGGCGCGACCTCCTCGGCCCCGCCCTGAAGGGACGGATCGTGATGCCGGATCCGGCAGCTTCCGGCACCGGCTACCTCCTCGTCGCGGGCTGGCTGCAGACGTTCGGGGAGGATGCGGGCTGGGCCTACATGGATGCCCTGCACCAGAACGTCGCCGCCTACCTGCCGAGCGGGTCGTCCCCCTGCCAGGACGCCGCCGCGGGCCACGCCGCCGCGGGCCTCTCCCTCGACATGCGGGGCGCCGCCGAGAAGGCGGCGGGCGCCCCGATCGACATCGTGGTCCCGGTCGACGGCACCGGCTGGGAGGCGGAAGGATTCGCGGTCGTGGCGGGCCGGCCGCACCTGGCGCTGGCCCGGCGGGTGGCGGACTGGGCGGCGAGCCGCGAGGCCAACGCGCTCTATGCCCGCAGCTACGCCATCGTGGCCTATCCGGGCGTCTCCAGCCCGGGCCCGCTCTACCCGCCGCATGCCGAGGCGCGGATGATCCGCAACGATCTCGACTGGATGGCCCGCAACCGGCCCCGCATCCTGGCCGAGTGGCGCCGCCGCTACGGCGCCAAGGTCCGGCAGCGATGA